In Parasegetibacter sp. NRK P23, the genomic stretch CCCGCATTCAAGGAAGACGGAATGAACATTTACGAGTGGATGCTGCAATACAGGATCAGCGCCGCAGGTGCGCCCACACCGGTGGTGATGAATAGTATGGAAGCCCGGTTGAAAAACAACAACGAAGTGCTGATTACCTGGAACACGGCGGTGGAAACCGGCAACAACTTCTTCACACTGGAAAAATCTTCCAATGGCATTACATTCACGCACCTCGCCGACATTCCTTCTGCTTATACGGGAGCGGCCAGCACAGGCTATTCCTTTACCGACGGCCCTGTTTCGGGAACAGTATTTTATCGCCTCTCCCAAACCGATCATTCCGGCAAAAAAGAATACTTCAACCTGATGAAGGTGACGGCTCAACCGGAAGGCAGTTTCCGTGCAGGCCCCAACCCGCTCACCGGATCGCAGCCATTGAAGCTGTTCGTGAACGATGCCGCAACCGGCAAAGTAGTGATCACACTGCTCGACAGCCAGGGAAGGACCATCAAAAATATTATCGCTGAAAAAAAGGAAGCCGCGGCAACCTTTACGATTCCCGCAGGCAATCTGCCCAAAGGAAGGTACATCGTTCAGTATACCAATGGGACGTTCACCCGGTCGGAATCAGTGATTAAACAATAACGGGAATAGTTCCTACAGTCCTATAAAAGAACTGGCGCATCATTCACGTGATGCGCCAGTTCTTTTATAGGGCAATACTTTTTTATCAAAGTACTTATTTTGTATACACTTCAATCATCCCCTGTGTATCGCCTCTTCTGGGAGCGAGAAAACTGTCTACCAGCTGATAATGCACTTTCAGGCTATCCCTGGTTCGGAAAGGGTAAAAGTTATTGAGTGTGGGAATGTATTCAAACAACACCAGGTCATATTCTTTCCTGCTGATTTTGCTTTCAAACAAAGCGGCTTGTTTGTTGAACATACCCACGCCAAGGTGATACCATAACGGATATTCGGACCCTTTCTCCAGTTTGAAAGGCACTTCCGCCGCAAGCGAAGTGAGTTCGCTCATGTTCAGCACCTTCGGGTCCTGTTTTTTGAGCACCTGCATGTTCATCAGCCTTTCAATACCATCAACGGTGGGTTGTGGCATGTATATTTTTTCCAGTGTTTTCAATTTACTGAAAGTCCATTGCTCCATGGGAACATCCTTTGCGGGCGGGTGAATCATATAAGTTTTCTTGTTCACCACATTCTCACCAGTGGCGGAAACCACTTCTTCGGAAGGTGGCAACGCCCTTGCGGCGATGCGCTGAATGTATTTCCAGTACACTTCACTCCACCAAAGCATCAATCCGGCAAAGCCTATGAAAAGCGTGAGCGGTTTCGCGAAATCAAGCAACGCCAGCTTACTCAACCTGTACAGGATGAAGGCGAAAGCGAAGCTGTGGAAGAAAATATTATTGTCCGGAGGCGTATAACTGGTAACCTGGAATACACTCGCTTCCAGCAGGATGGCCATAGTGAGCAGAAAAAACATCACTTCACCCTTATCGTTCAGCCAGTCTTTGAACCTATTGAAACGGGGTATCATCAATATAAAAATAATGGCGAGGTAAAACTTGATCCATTCGGAGCCAGTAAAAAATTCATCCAGCAGGTCGAATGGCACCACCCGTGCGCTGTGTGGCGCCTGGCCGTGGTTGAACCAGTAACCGAAACCATTCGGACCAAGTGTAGCAATCACCAATACCAGCAAGGCCACGAAACCTGTTACATAAAGCAGTAATCCCTTCCATACCTTATTCGTGAAAGCATGGTAAGCAGCCAGGGCCGCGCCGATCAGGAATCCCATGGCGCCGCCGTCCTGTTTGGTCATGAAGGAAAAGAACATAAACACCCCGCCCAGCAGCGCGAAAAATAAGGCGCGCGGCGCCGTGGCGTTGGAGAGGTACCTGAACAGGAAAGCCAGTCCAATGAATTCGTACACGATCACCGAATGGTTGTACCATGGCCAGAAATTAAAAAAAGAAAAGGAAATACAATACAGCAATACCGAAATATACCGGATGCCCGCGTGCACATCAAGGCTCTTCAGGATGGAACGGAAAGCCAGCCCGGAAATGATGTTGATAAACACCTGCGCCTTGATGAGGCTCACCATTTGCGGACCGAAAATTTTAAAGAAGATGCCGGGAATCACCCAATACATGCCACCCAGCGGCGTGCCGAAATCACGGAAGGGAAGCTGTCCCTCGCTTATCCGGTAAGCGCCTTCCCACGACAGAAAGATGTTCACCCGGTAGGGAAAAGTAACAAAGAGCGGAACCACGGCCAGAAGAAGGATAAAGAAGATATCGGTATAACCATACCATTTTTTCAACATAAAAGTTGTTTTACAGGGAGTTGTATTTGTAAACTTATTAAAAATAATCACACTGTTCCAGCTAAAACGCTATAACTTTTAATGAATTGTGTGTATTTTGGCGCTCAAACTCTTACCAGTGGCATATCTGAAACTATTAAGACCGAAAGACTGGGCCAAAAACCTGTTCCTTTATATTCCGGTTTTCTTTGCGGGAGAATTCTTCAACTTCCCGGTGATGTACCGGATCTTCCTTGGCTTTCTCGCATTTTCCGCCGTAGCAAGCGCTATCTACATATTAAATGATTACAGGGACAGGGAAGATGATAAGAAACACCCCGTAAAATGCAAACGCCCGCTGGCTTCCGGCGCTGTTTCCCCCAACATGGCGCTGGTGATCTTTTTCATCCTGCTGGCCGGTGGCTTTACCCTGGCCTGGTTCGTTCGTGATAAATTCGCTTTTATCCTGGGTATTTACTTTCTGATTAACCTGGGTTATTCCTTCGGATTGAAAAATATTCCCATCCTGGATATTGTATTGGTGGCCATCGGGTTTGTGCTGCGCATTAAAGCTGGTTCCGTGATCTCTTTTATACCGCTTTCCGAATGGATCATCATCATGGTGTTCCTGCTCGCGCTCTTCATGGCTATCGGAAAACGGCGGGACGATATCCTGCTGAAACTCAGTTCAGGCACCGATATGCGCAAGGCCATCAAAGGGTACTCCCTCGACTTCATGAATACGCTGCTGGCACTCGTTTGCTCCGTAATTGTGGTGGCTTACTTCATGTACACCATGTCGCCGGAAGTAGAAGAAAGAATGGGCACCTACCGCCTTTATTATACCTGCCTTTTTGTTTTAGCCGGAATTATGCGATATTTACAAATCATTTACGTATCCGCCGATTCCGGTTCTCCAACTAAAATCCTTTACAAAGACCGATTCATCCAGGTTACCCTGCTCCTTTGGATTGCCAGCTATATTTCGATCATTTACATGAAAGATATTACCATATTCAAATGAGATACACTCCGTTGATAACGGAACATATTTCATCTGGCAAACAATCAGAAAACGGTGCACATGAAAAAAGCAATCGCGAACTGGGGCAATTACCCGGTAATGGAATCGGATGAACAACTTTTCAGCTTCGATGAGGACCTTCAGAAGCTGGTAACCAAAGACGATCCCTTCATCCCACGCGGCAACGGCAGGTGTTACGGCGACGCCTCGCTGGCCACCCGTACCATCAATACCACGAAATACAACAAAATACTTTCCTTCGATACGGAGAACGGCATCTTTGAATGCCAGAGCGGCATCACCCTTGATCAGGTATTGGAAGTATCGATTCCCAAAGGCTGGTTTCTGCCCGTAACGCCCGGTACCAAATACATCACCATAGGCGGCGCCATCGGCAGCGACGTACATGGCAAGAACCACCACGTGGACGGAAACTTTTCCCACCATGTGATTGACATGGACATACTCCTCGCAGACGGCTCCACCGTTACCTGCTCCCCCACCCTGCACAGCGATCTTTTTGAAGCTACAGCGGGTGGCATGGGCCTTACGGGCATCATTACGCGGGTGAAGTTCTCCATGAAAAAGATTGAAACATCTTACATCCGCCAGAAGCAAATTAAGGCCGAAAACCTGGAGGAGATCATCCGTCTTTTCGATGAATACAAAGACTGGACCTATTCCGTAGCCTGGATTGATTGCCTGAAAAAAGGGAAGAACTTCGGCCGCAGTATCCTCATGGTGGGCGAACACGCGAAGCTGGATGAACTTTCTCCCAAACAAAAAGAAGCGCCGCTGGCCCTGCCGAAAAAAAAGCAGATTACCTTTCCCTTCAACCTCCCATCATGGGTACTGAACACCTTTACCGTTAAGGCTTTCAACTTTTTGTATTACGGGAAAAATTTCAAGAAATACATCGACAACATTGTTTCTTACGAGCCCTTCTTTTACCCGCTCGACGCGATCCTGCACTGGAACCGGGGCTATGGGAAAAAAGGTTTCGTGCAATACCAGTTCGTGGTGCCCATGAGCGCCAAACAGGGCCTTATTGAAATTCTCCAGAAAATCAGCGACCGGGGCATGGGTTCTTTCCTCGCTGTACTGAAAGTGTTCGGGGATAAGGATACGCTCATCGGATTTCCCAGCGAAGGTTATACGCTGGCCCTCGACTTTCCGGTAAGAGATGGCTTGTTTGAATTCCTGGATGAACTGGACCAGATCGTGCTGAAATACAATGGCCGTTTGTACATGTCGAAAGATGCCCGGATGAAACCCGAAATACTGGAGGCCGGTTATCCCAATCTGCCGCGTTTCAGGGAGATCGTAAAGAAATACAATCCCGCCAATAAAATAAGATCCGTTCAATCGGAAAGATTACACCTTACTTCAAAATAAGATATGCCAACTGTACTGATATTGGGCGCCAGTTCCGATATGGCGGGCGCCATCGCCCTGAAATACGCGGCCAAAGGATATGATATTCAACTGGCCGCACGGAAACCGGAACGACTAAAAGCAACGGCATCCGACCTGGCCATCCGCAACAATGTAACGTGTACGTTGCATGATTTTGATGCCGCAGACTTCGGTTCGCACCAGCAGTTCTTTCAATCGCTCCCCGTAAAGCCCGATGTCACCATTTGTGTATTCGGTTTACTTGGTACGCAGGAAACAGCCGAGCAGCACTGGCAGGAAGCGGAAGCCATCATTCATACCAACTACACCGGCGCGGTCTCTATTCTTAATATCATTGCCAATCACTACCAAAGCATGGGCAAAGGTGCCATCGCGGGCATCAGCTCCGTGGCAGGAGAACGCGGGAGAATGAGCAACTACCTGTATGGCAGTGCGAAAGCGGGGTTCACGGCCTATCTTTCCGGTCTCCGGAACAGGCTGTTCCACCACAACGTGCATGTGGCCACCATTCAACCCGGTTTCGTTTATACCCGCATGACCGAAAACATGCCGCTACCGAAATTGCTTACCGGACATCCCGCAGACGTGGCAGAAGCCGTGTACAAAGCGGTGGAACGCAAACAGAACGTGGTATACGTGAAGTGGTTCTGGAAATGGATCATGCTGGTCATCAAGATGATCCCCGAGTTCATGTTCAAAAAAATGAAATTGTGAAGAAGCAGCTTGCGCTTTTCGATTTTGACGGCACCATCACCACGCATGATACCTTGCTGGAATTCATCAAATTCAGCAAAGGGAAAGCGGCGTTCTACAATGGTTTCGTGCGGAACGCGCCCTACCTGGTGGGCATGAAAATAAAATTACTGCGCAACCAACAGGTGAAGGAAAGGA encodes the following:
- a CDS encoding decaprenyl-phosphate phosphoribosyltransferase, whose translation is MAYLKLLRPKDWAKNLFLYIPVFFAGEFFNFPVMYRIFLGFLAFSAVASAIYILNDYRDREDDKKHPVKCKRPLASGAVSPNMALVIFFILLAGGFTLAWFVRDKFAFILGIYFLINLGYSFGLKNIPILDIVLVAIGFVLRIKAGSVISFIPLSEWIIIMVFLLALFMAIGKRRDDILLKLSSGTDMRKAIKGYSLDFMNTLLALVCSVIVVAYFMYTMSPEVEERMGTYRLYYTCLFVLAGIMRYLQIIYVSADSGSPTKILYKDRFIQVTLLLWIASYISIIYMKDITIFK
- a CDS encoding SDR family oxidoreductase gives rise to the protein MPTVLILGASSDMAGAIALKYAAKGYDIQLAARKPERLKATASDLAIRNNVTCTLHDFDAADFGSHQQFFQSLPVKPDVTICVFGLLGTQETAEQHWQEAEAIIHTNYTGAVSILNIIANHYQSMGKGAIAGISSVAGERGRMSNYLYGSAKAGFTAYLSGLRNRLFHHNVHVATIQPGFVYTRMTENMPLPKLLTGHPADVAEAVYKAVERKQNVVYVKWFWKWIMLVIKMIPEFMFKKMKL
- a CDS encoding FAD-binding oxidoreductase; the encoded protein is MKKAIANWGNYPVMESDEQLFSFDEDLQKLVTKDDPFIPRGNGRCYGDASLATRTINTTKYNKILSFDTENGIFECQSGITLDQVLEVSIPKGWFLPVTPGTKYITIGGAIGSDVHGKNHHVDGNFSHHVIDMDILLADGSTVTCSPTLHSDLFEATAGGMGLTGIITRVKFSMKKIETSYIRQKQIKAENLEEIIRLFDEYKDWTYSVAWIDCLKKGKNFGRSILMVGEHAKLDELSPKQKEAPLALPKKKQITFPFNLPSWVLNTFTVKAFNFLYYGKNFKKYIDNIVSYEPFFYPLDAILHWNRGYGKKGFVQYQFVVPMSAKQGLIEILQKISDRGMGSFLAVLKVFGDKDTLIGFPSEGYTLALDFPVRDGLFEFLDELDQIVLKYNGRLYMSKDARMKPEILEAGYPNLPRFREIVKKYNPANKIRSVQSERLHLTSK